A window of Fibrobacterota bacterium genomic DNA:
ATCCTGCGTCGCGTTGCGCGCCAGCAGCCGCGCAAAGCGGCCCAGCCGGCGCACGGTGAATTCGTCGAAGCTCGGTTCGTCGGGGCGATTGAAGATGATCAGTGCACCGGCGGGTCCGCCGCGCGCGATCAACGGCAAGGCGACGAGCTTGCAGGCGATCTGCCCGCCGCTCGTGTGCTTGAGCTTGTTGGTGGCGATCGGCTTGCGCGACGCGATCACGCGGCGCGCGAGCTCGTCGCCGGCGTTCGCGAGCTGGTCGCGCGCGAACGCGATGTCGGCCTCGGAACGGCCCCAGACGGCGCGCGATTCCTCGCGCGGAAAGATGGCCGTCGCGGCCGTGCAGCCCAGGCGCAGACACACGGCACGCAGCACGCTCTCGCTGCCGCGTTCCTGCCCCGCCCCCGCATCGAGCGCTCCCGTTTCTCCCGACTTCACTCTCACTCAGAGACCTTTGTTAGTTCGTTCTTGCCGTTCGACGCGCCGGCAGATTAGACGACCGCCCTAGGGCGAAAGCCCACGCACTTCGCATCTTTCCGGCGTTTCACGCGCCTGAAATCGAATACCTCGAGTTATGAGAAGCGCTACCACGACTTATGTCAGATGGCGCGAAAACGGGGACGCAGCCATTCGCAGACACCGGTGTCAAGCCATGCGGATCATCAGGCGATCAGTGGTCGCAAATGCCGCGGAAGCGGCCGGTCGCCGAATACTCCACCTGTCCTGCGAGGTTGCCGGCGAGCAGGCTGCGCCGGCGGGTGACGGCCGCGTCGAAGATCTCGGCGACCGGCATCGCCTTGCCGAACGAGAAACCCTGCCCCGTCTTGCAGCCGAGCGCGAGCAACGCGTCGCGTTGCTGTTCGAGCTCGATGCCTTCCGCGACGGTGTCGAGGCCGAGCGCGTCGGCGAGCGACAGGATGGCCTTCGCGAGCGCGACGGCATCGACGCCCTCGGCATCGGCGTGCGCACCCGCGAGCCGCTCGACGAACGTGCGGTCGATCTTGAGGATGTCGATCGGAAATCGGTGCAGATACGCGAGTGAGGAATATCCCGTGCCGAAGTCGTCGAGCGCGAGGCGCACGCCGATCAGCTTGAGCTCGTGAAAGATCCGCTCCAGCCGCTCGGTGTTCTCGAGCAGCAGGCTCTCAGTCACTTCGAGGATCAGGCAATCGGCGGCGAGCGCGTGCGTCTCGAGCGCGCGGCGCACCTCGGCCGCCGCATGACCGGTGTTCAGGTAGCGGCTCGACACGTTCACCGACATGCGCACGCCTTCGCCGTGTGGCAATTCCCGCTGCAGCCGCGCGGCATCT
This region includes:
- a CDS encoding GAF domain-containing protein; this encodes MKSGETGALDAGAGQERGSESVLRAVCLRLGCTAATAIFPREESRAVWGRSEADIAFARDQLANAGDELARRVIASRKPIATNKLKHTSGGQIACKLVALPLIARGGPAGALIIFNRPDEPSFDEFTVRRLGRFARLLARNATQD